The following are encoded in a window of Arcobacter arenosus genomic DNA:
- the rpsI gene encoding 30S ribosomal protein S9 — protein MAKVYATGRRKSAIAKVWLENGNGQLTINGLSLDQWLGGHEAVKKRVTQPLEVAKQETSVNVVVQTLGGGYSAQADAVRHGISRALVAYDEQFRAILKPYGLLTRDARSVERKKYGKKKARKSTQFSKR, from the coding sequence ATGGCAAAAGTATATGCAACAGGAAGAAGAAAATCTGCCATCGCTAAAGTATGGTTAGAAAATGGAAATGGTCAACTTACAATCAATGGTCTATCTTTAGATCAGTGGTTAGGTGGACATGAAGCAGTTAAAAAAAGAGTAACTCAACCATTAGAAGTAGCTAAACAAGAAACTTCAGTAAATGTAGTTGTTCAAACTTTAGGTGGAGGATATTCTGCACAAGCTGATGCTGTTAGACATGGTATTTCTAGAGCTTTAGTTGCTTATGATGAGCAATTTAGAGCTATCTTAAAACCTTATGGTTTATTAACAAGAGATGCAAGATCTGTTGAAAGAAAGAAATACGGAAAGAAAAAAGCGAGAAAATCAACTCAGTTCTCAAAAAGATAA
- the rplM gene encoding 50S ribosomal protein L13, which produces MKFTKMAKANEIERDWVVIDATDKVFGRIITEVATLLRGKHKPTFTPHVDCGDYVIIINASKAKFTGAKLEDKNYFTHSGYFGSTKTHKMSDMLVNNPEKLFKLATRGMLPKTKLGKEMLKKLKVYAGSEHPHTAQIKG; this is translated from the coding sequence ATGAAATTTACTAAAATGGCTAAAGCCAACGAAATCGAAAGAGATTGGGTAGTAATTGACGCAACAGATAAAGTATTTGGTAGAATTATTACTGAAGTTGCTACACTTCTAAGAGGTAAACATAAACCTACATTCACTCCTCACGTAGATTGTGGAGATTATGTAATAATTATCAATGCATCAAAAGCTAAATTTACTGGTGCTAAATTAGAAGACAAAAATTACTTTACGCACTCAGGATACTTTGGAAGTACAAAAACTCACAAAATGTCTGACATGCTAGTAAACAATCCTGAAAAACTATTCAAATTAGCAACTAGAGGTATGTTACCAAAAACAAAACTTGGTAAAGAGATGTTAAAAAAATTAAAAGTATACGCAGGTTCAGAACACCCACACACTGCGCAAATTAAAGGATAA
- a CDS encoding ATP-binding protein → MLKLHQLFFRTFLLIFIFLLLILSTTTYYWSKNIYLDQIEKSLSQNIDSISFSITSLDNIDYIVKTFKAKTGLRITIIDEDGNVIADSDKNKNKMENHSKRFEIIHAKYDGYGKIIRYSTTLKEELLYVAKKIVIDDNIYYIRLADYTKKIQENFTSLSYQIIAFITAFIIVALIFTYFISIKIKDETNSILQFLIDMSNKKPTKEIYSEFSEEFNKITRLLNKVSSKLSKREKQKAKQTAKLKIANRQKDEIISALSHEFKNPIAIISGYAETILNDDELPKSMKEKFLRKIQNNGVKMSKIIDKLRLTLKLEEGKQQVITTECSVKEIANEIISDLNERYKDREILIEGEDKKLNVDETLFSLALSNLVENALKYSEDEVLIKIEDSTTSVIDRGIGINETDLNKINQKFYRVSENGWNNSLGLGLFIVTSILKLHQFDLEIKSKPLEGSEFIIKY, encoded by the coding sequence TTGTTAAAACTGCATCAACTTTTTTTTAGAACCTTTCTTTTAATATTTATCTTTTTACTTCTTATTTTAAGTACCACTACTTATTATTGGTCAAAGAACATCTATCTGGATCAAATTGAAAAAAGTCTTTCACAAAATATTGATTCAATCTCATTTTCAATTACATCCTTAGATAATATAGACTATATTGTTAAAACATTTAAAGCTAAAACCGGACTAAGAATTACAATTATTGATGAAGATGGAAATGTTATAGCAGATAGTGATAAAAATAAAAATAAGATGGAAAATCATTCTAAAAGGTTTGAAATTATTCATGCTAAATATGATGGTTATGGAAAAATTATTAGATATTCAACCACATTAAAAGAGGAGCTTTTATATGTGGCAAAAAAAATTGTAATTGATGATAATATATATTATATAAGACTTGCTGATTATACTAAAAAAATACAAGAAAACTTTACTTCTTTGAGTTATCAAATCATTGCTTTTATTACTGCTTTTATAATAGTTGCTTTGATTTTCACATATTTTATAAGTATCAAAATAAAAGATGAAACAAACTCAATCTTACAGTTTTTAATTGACATGAGTAATAAAAAACCCACGAAAGAGATTTATTCAGAGTTTTCTGAAGAGTTTAATAAAATAACAAGACTTTTAAATAAAGTTTCTAGTAAATTATCTAAAAGAGAAAAACAAAAGGCTAAACAAACTGCAAAATTAAAAATTGCCAATAGACAAAAAGATGAAATTATATCTGCCTTATCCCATGAGTTTAAAAACCCAATTGCAATTATTTCAGGATATGCTGAAACTATTCTAAATGATGATGAATTGCCAAAATCTATGAAAGAAAAATTTCTTAGAAAAATTCAAAATAATGGTGTAAAAATGTCAAAAATTATTGATAAATTAAGACTTACACTAAAACTTGAAGAGGGAAAACAACAAGTTATAACAACAGAATGTTCAGTAAAAGAAATTGCTAATGAGATTATTTCTGATTTAAATGAAAGATATAAAGATAGAGAGATATTAATAGAGGGAGAAGATAAAAAACTTAATGTTGATGAAACACTTTTCTCATTAGCTTTAAGTAACCTTGTTGAGAATGCTTTAAAATATTCTGAGGATGAAGTTTTAATCAAAATTGAAGACTCTACAACAAGTGTCATTGATAGAGGAATTGGAATAAATGAAACAGATTTAAATAAAATAAATCAAAAGTTTTATAGAGTCTCTGAAAACGGTTGGAACAACTCTTTAGGATTAGGACTTTTTATCGTTACTTCTATACTAAAATTACACCAATTTGACTTAGAAATTAAGAGTAAACCCCTTGAAGGTTCAGAATTCATAATAAAATATTAA
- a CDS encoding response regulator transcription factor, with protein MSDKLILIVEDEEDILELLEYSLQKEGYETIGFLSVNEKLEKVLDEEAIDLIIMDRNLPGIDGTSFINDIKKKGYTTPVIYLTAKDKDEDILEGFESFADDYITKPFNVKEIVARIKAVIRRTTKDLDVIKVRDIVYKSAKKKFYIEQDEVELTHLEHDLLLEFIKNRDILMSREHLLEAVWEDSYDKKLKTVNVAIKRLKAKIDPENKKEYIKSVRGEGYLFC; from the coding sequence ATGAGCGACAAACTAATACTAATTGTGGAAGATGAAGAGGATATTTTAGAACTTCTTGAATATAGTTTACAAAAAGAAGGTTATGAAACAATTGGCTTTTTAAGTGTAAATGAAAAACTTGAAAAAGTGTTAGACGAGGAAGCTATAGATTTAATCATTATGGATAGAAATCTTCCAGGAATTGATGGTACTAGTTTTATCAATGACATAAAAAAGAAAGGCTATACAACCCCTGTAATATATCTAACAGCAAAAGATAAAGATGAAGATATTCTTGAAGGATTTGAATCTTTTGCTGATGATTATATTACAAAGCCTTTCAATGTTAAAGAGATAGTTGCAAGAATTAAAGCAGTTATTAGAAGAACCACAAAAGATTTAGATGTAATAAAAGTTCGTGATATAGTTTATAAATCTGCAAAAAAGAAATTTTATATAGAGCAAGATGAAGTAGAATTAACCCACCTTGAGCACGATTTACTTTTAGAATTTATAAAAAATAGGGACATTTTGATGAGTAGAGAACATCTGCTTGAAGCAGTATGGGAAGACTCATATGATAAAAAACTAAAAACTGTTAATGTTGCAATTAAGAGACTAAAAGCTAAAATTGACCCAGAAAATAAAAAAGAATATATTAAATCAGTTAGAGGAGAAGGTTACTTATTTTGTTAA
- a CDS encoding phosphate signaling complex PhoU family protein, with the protein MLKPYKENIETIKNEIYLMGEEIVHANKISLSALKENDLSMLKDVNLSIKSLSVRANEIDNLIVKTLALYSPEARDLREMVSYLKVTNELLRAGTNSKSFVKTFKKSFNEELDRHTILEYAIPLLKASNNALETAVNLVKEENDKEVELGYKKVTVEESKTDDLYAMVEKNIFKLASENIELSKDYFEVLSSLRRLEKVADRAASISNLLVFAEVGGIIEQA; encoded by the coding sequence ATGTTAAAGCCATACAAAGAAAATATTGAAACAATAAAAAATGAAATCTATTTAATGGGAGAAGAGATTGTTCATGCAAACAAAATCTCTTTATCTGCATTAAAAGAAAACGATTTATCTATGTTAAAAGATGTAAATCTTTCTATCAAGTCATTATCAGTAAGAGCAAATGAAATTGATAATTTAATTGTTAAAACTTTAGCTTTATATTCGCCAGAAGCTAGAGATTTAAGGGAGATGGTTTCATATTTAAAAGTTACAAATGAACTTTTAAGAGCAGGAACAAACTCAAAGTCATTTGTTAAAACATTTAAAAAATCATTTAATGAAGAGTTAGACAGACATACAATTTTAGAATATGCAATACCTTTATTAAAAGCATCGAATAATGCACTTGAAACAGCAGTTAATTTAGTAAAAGAAGAGAATGACAAAGAGGTTGAACTTGGATATAAAAAAGTAACTGTTGAAGAGAGTAAAACTGATGATTTATATGCAATGGTTGAAAAAAATATCTTCAAACTTGCATCTGAAAATATTGAACTTTCTAAAGACTATTTTGAAGTATTAAGTAGTTTAAGAAGATTAGAAAAAGTTGCTGATAGAGCGGCATCAATCTCTAATCTATTAGTTTTTGCTGAAGTTGGTGGTATAATTGAGCAAGCTTAA
- the pstB gene encoding phosphate ABC transporter ATP-binding protein PstB, with amino-acid sequence MANENIVKVDVKDLNLWYGENHALHGIKVPLYENKITALIGPSGCGKSTFLRCLNRMNDLISIVKIDGSVVIDEKNIYDKDVDEVSVRKKIGMVFQQPNPFPKSIYDNVAYAPLKHGLVKKGKACDELVEKSLRDAGLWEEVKNKLTDPGTSLSGGQQQRLCIARTIAVKPEVILMDEPTSALDPISTEKIEALMLELKKKYTIITVTHNMQQAARVADYTAFFHLGKLIEYDETETIFVNPSNKKTEDYITGRFG; translated from the coding sequence ATGGCAAATGAAAATATAGTAAAAGTAGATGTAAAAGATTTAAATCTTTGGTATGGAGAAAACCATGCACTTCATGGAATTAAAGTTCCTTTATATGAAAATAAAATTACAGCACTAATTGGACCATCAGGATGTGGTAAATCTACATTTTTAAGATGTCTAAATAGAATGAATGATTTAATTTCAATTGTAAAAATTGATGGTTCAGTTGTAATTGATGAAAAAAATATTTATGATAAAGATGTTGATGAAGTTTCAGTAAGAAAAAAAATTGGTATGGTATTTCAACAACCAAACCCTTTTCCTAAATCTATCTATGATAACGTAGCTTATGCTCCTTTAAAACATGGATTAGTAAAAAAAGGTAAAGCTTGTGATGAATTAGTTGAAAAATCATTAAGAGATGCAGGACTATGGGAAGAAGTTAAAAATAAATTAACAGATCCAGGTACTTCACTTTCAGGTGGACAACAACAAAGATTATGTATTGCAAGAACAATTGCAGTTAAACCTGAAGTTATTTTAATGGATGAACCAACATCAGCACTAGATCCAATTTCAACAGAAAAAATTGAAGCTCTGATGCTTGAATTAAAAAAGAAATATACAATTATTACAGTAACACATAATATGCAACAAGCAGCAAGAGTTGCTGATTATACCGCTTTTTTCCATCTTGGAAAACTAATTGAATATGATGAAACAGAAACAATTTTTGTTAATCCATCAAATAAGAAAACAGAAGATTATATTACAGGAAGGTTTGGATAA
- the pstA gene encoding phosphate ABC transporter permease PstA yields MIRKNKNKQDNPFYDPTLNARHRSAKRFKTFTISSLVFTLAFLAFFLYDIITKGTPAFEQAYLQVDVTYSEVSKKNYRKAVDSKYVRVVSRSFLRTIPLEMEKNPDLMGKTIKTWVIADDNVDQYLKGHYYKLKAKDKKLIDKMKEDGTAQLKFNEIFFKNGDSKTPEFAGLNSAIVGSVLTLIITMLFAFPIGVMTAVYLEEFAEDNKFTQTIEVNINNLAAIPSILFGLLGLAIFINLFGLPRSSPMVGGLTLALMTLPIIIVSSRAALRAVPDSIRQAGYGLGLTKIEVTRDHVLPLAFPGILTGSIIGLAQAMGETAPLIIIGMIAFIPDAPGSIFEAATVMPAQLFTWAGMPERMYIEKTAAGIMVLLTILISLNSLAIYLRKKYEVKW; encoded by the coding sequence ATGATTAGAAAAAATAAAAATAAACAAGACAATCCATTTTATGATCCTACATTAAATGCAAGACATAGAAGTGCAAAAAGGTTTAAAACTTTTACTATCTCTTCTTTAGTTTTTACATTGGCTTTCCTTGCATTCTTTTTATATGATATTATCACAAAAGGAACTCCTGCATTTGAACAAGCATACTTACAAGTTGATGTGACTTATTCTGAAGTTTCAAAGAAAAACTACAGAAAAGCAGTTGATAGTAAATATGTTAGAGTAGTTTCAAGATCATTTTTAAGAACTATCCCTTTAGAGATGGAAAAGAATCCTGACTTAATGGGGAAAACTATCAAAACTTGGGTAATAGCTGATGATAACGTTGACCAGTATTTAAAAGGTCACTACTATAAGTTAAAAGCAAAAGATAAAAAACTTATAGACAAAATGAAAGAAGATGGAACTGCCCAGTTGAAATTCAATGAAATTTTCTTCAAAAATGGAGATTCAAAAACTCCTGAATTTGCTGGTTTAAACTCTGCTATAGTTGGTTCAGTTTTAACTTTAATTATTACGATGTTATTTGCATTCCCTATTGGAGTTATGACAGCAGTTTATCTTGAAGAGTTTGCTGAAGATAATAAATTTACTCAAACAATTGAAGTAAATATCAATAACCTTGCAGCAATTCCTTCAATTTTATTTGGTCTATTAGGTTTAGCAATTTTTATTAACCTTTTTGGATTACCAAGATCTTCTCCAATGGTGGGTGGTCTTACACTTGCACTTATGACTTTACCAATTATTATTGTAAGTTCAAGAGCTGCATTAAGAGCGGTGCCAGATTCAATTAGACAAGCAGGATATGGTTTAGGTTTAACAAAAATTGAAGTAACAAGAGACCACGTTTTACCTTTAGCATTCCCAGGAATTTTAACAGGTTCTATTATTGGTTTAGCACAAGCAATGGGTGAAACTGCACCATTAATTATCATTGGTATGATTGCATTTATCCCTGATGCACCAGGCTCAATTTTTGAAGCTGCAACTGTTATGCCTGCGCAATTATTTACATGGGCTGGTATGCCAGAGAGAATGTATATTGAAAAAACAGCAGCAGGTATTATGGTGTTGTTAACAATTTTAATTTCGCTAAACTCTTTAGCGATTTATCTTAGAAAAAAATATGAAGTAAAATGGTAG
- the pstC gene encoding phosphate ABC transporter permease subunit PstC yields MHSFESKNKATELKERIIKIALIVASTISILTTFGILFSILFEAIEFFKLRSFWYFLTGTVWSPGQVGSQFGAVPIFAGTIMITVIALAVAIPIGLGSAIFMSEYASNKTRDYLKPILEILAGIPTVVYGFFAAITVAPFVVKAAAFFGLEATFNSALASGVVMGIMIIPVISSLSDDVIRAVPDSQRKAAFGLGMTQGETIKDIVLPSALPGIISACLLGFSKAIGETMIVVMAAGLRPNLSINPLEDMTTVTVRIVDALVGDQAFNSPETLVAFALGLVLFVVTLALNVVSLMMIRKFKEKYKVNTL; encoded by the coding sequence TTGCATTCTTTTGAGTCAAAAAATAAAGCAACTGAATTAAAAGAAAGAATAATCAAAATTGCATTGATAGTTGCATCAACTATTTCAATTTTAACTACATTTGGTATCCTTTTTTCAATTCTTTTTGAAGCAATTGAGTTTTTTAAACTTAGAAGCTTCTGGTACTTTCTAACAGGAACAGTCTGGTCTCCTGGACAAGTAGGAAGTCAGTTTGGTGCCGTACCAATTTTCGCTGGTACTATTATGATTACAGTAATTGCTTTAGCAGTAGCTATTCCAATCGGATTAGGTAGTGCAATATTTATGAGCGAATATGCTTCAAACAAAACAAGAGACTATTTAAAACCAATTTTAGAGATTTTAGCTGGTATTCCAACAGTTGTATATGGTTTCTTTGCAGCTATTACAGTTGCCCCTTTTGTTGTAAAAGCAGCTGCATTTTTTGGTCTTGAAGCAACATTTAACAGTGCCCTTGCATCTGGTGTTGTTATGGGGATTATGATTATCCCAGTAATTTCATCATTATCAGATGATGTTATTAGAGCTGTTCCTGATTCTCAAAGAAAAGCTGCATTTGGTCTTGGTATGACCCAAGGTGAAACAATCAAAGATATCGTCTTACCATCAGCATTGCCAGGTATAATTTCAGCTTGTCTATTAGGATTTTCTAAAGCTATTGGTGAAACTATGATTGTTGTTATGGCTGCAGGGTTGAGACCAAACTTATCAATCAATCCTTTAGAAGATATGACAACAGTTACAGTTAGAATTGTTGATGCACTTGTTGGTGACCAAGCATTTAACTCACCTGAAACACTTGTTGCCTTTGCACTTGGATTAGTTTTATTTGTTGTTACATTGGCACTAAATGTTGTTTCATTAATGATGATTAGAAAATTTAAAGAAAAATATAAAGTGAATACATTATGA
- a CDS encoding GGDEF domain-containing protein has product MTNIVSNIDKLDFAFQPIVNTYSGKIFAVEALIRNTHYLGFNEISDFFDYIYRKEMLFEIDNILREKALKKYKKIGIKDLKLFYNVDNRFFTVKDFKLGTTFKLLQKLDIGADKLCFELTEHFKFDDQKLFVDIINSYKKYGYSIAIDDFGTGISGLHLLYISDTNYIKIDKFFIQNINIDHKKKLFCASLVDMAHIMGIKVIAEGVENIAEYYTCKDLKIDFIQGYLVSKPTLNVEDIKKSYTKLKFFKEDKRVSFNNKIDKSYIERIEPISDSSTLHDLFIYFKEHTRNTFVPVVDKNSNILGAIYEVDIKKISYSQYGLALSKNDSFRAKLKHFIKPVPQIDIKWGIDKALEIFHMMNDAKGIYVTKENKYYGFISLNNLLSLSYKRNLEIAQNQNPLTKLPGNKQIEVFLHTVFSENLYSNIVYFDFNDFKPFNDKYGFRQGDRAILIFSELLQKTISSENFIAHIGGDDFFIGFLDKTYEEVYEIVKVLMKTFKINVSSLYSQEDVNRKYIIAKDRFGVERSFNLLSVCAAIVEINEKASEEKFNEMLGKIKKQSKLYSLPYGISIGV; this is encoded by the coding sequence ATGACTAACATTGTGTCAAATATTGACAAACTTGACTTTGCTTTTCAGCCAATCGTAAATACTTATTCTGGTAAAATCTTTGCAGTTGAAGCTCTCATTAGAAATACTCATTATTTAGGATTTAATGAGATATCTGATTTTTTTGATTATATCTATAGAAAAGAGATGCTATTTGAAATTGACAATATATTAAGAGAAAAAGCACTAAAAAAATATAAAAAAATTGGAATAAAAGATTTAAAGCTTTTTTACAATGTAGATAATAGATTTTTCACCGTAAAAGATTTTAAACTAGGTACCACTTTTAAACTGCTACAAAAACTTGATATAGGTGCTGACAAACTTTGTTTTGAACTAACTGAACACTTCAAGTTTGATGACCAAAAACTTTTTGTTGATATAATTAATTCTTACAAAAAATATGGTTATAGTATTGCAATAGATGACTTTGGAACAGGAATTTCAGGACTTCACTTACTTTATATATCTGATACAAACTATATAAAAATTGATAAATTTTTTATCCAAAATATAAATATAGACCATAAGAAAAAACTTTTTTGTGCATCATTAGTTGATATGGCACATATTATGGGTATAAAAGTTATCGCTGAAGGTGTGGAAAATATTGCTGAATATTACACTTGCAAAGATTTAAAAATAGATTTTATCCAAGGGTATTTAGTATCAAAACCAACATTAAATGTTGAAGATATTAAAAAATCATACACAAAATTAAAATTTTTTAAAGAAGATAAAAGAGTATCTTTTAATAATAAAATTGATAAATCTTATATTGAGCGAATTGAACCAATTTCAGATAGCTCAACTTTACATGATTTATTTATCTATTTTAAAGAACACACAAGAAATACTTTTGTCCCTGTTGTTGATAAAAACTCAAATATTTTAGGTGCTATTTATGAAGTTGATATCAAAAAAATCTCTTATTCACAATATGGGTTGGCATTATCAAAAAATGATTCTTTTAGGGCTAAACTAAAACATTTTATAAAACCAGTACCACAAATTGATATTAAATGGGGAATTGATAAAGCTTTAGAAATCTTTCATATGATGAATGATGCAAAAGGTATTTATGTAACAAAAGAGAATAAATATTATGGATTTATCAGCCTTAACAATCTTTTATCACTTTCATATAAAAGAAACTTAGAGATTGCACAAAATCAAAATCCACTTACAAAACTCCCAGGGAATAAACAAATAGAGGTTTTTCTTCATACTGTATTTAGTGAAAATCTATACTCAAATATTGTCTATTTTGATTTTAATGATTTTAAACCTTTTAATGATAAATATGGTTTTAGACAAGGAGATAGAGCAATATTAATTTTTTCTGAACTTCTTCAAAAAACTATTTCAAGTGAAAACTTTATTGCTCATATTGGTGGAGATGATTTCTTTATAGGATTTTTAGATAAAACCTATGAGGAGGTTTATGAGATTGTTAAAGTTTTAATGAAAACATTTAAAATTAATGTTTCAAGTTTGTACTCACAAGAAGATGTCAATAGAAAATATATCATTGCAAAGGACAGATTTGGAGTTGAAAGAAGCTTTAATTTACTTAGTGTTTGTGCTGCAATTGTCGAAATAAATGAAAAAGCATCAGAAGAAAAATTCAATGAAATGCTTGGAAAAATAAAAAAACAATCTAAACTCTACAGCCTGCCTTATGGCATATCTATAGGTGTGTAA
- a CDS encoding substrate-binding domain-containing protein: MKKTSIALLASAALTVSLSARDQIKIVGSSTVYPFSSAVAEELGATTKYPTPVVESTGSGGGMKLFCAGNDMNTPDITNASRRMKAKEFALCEKNGVTDITEAVIGFDGIAFAQDKSNADFSISMEQLALAVAEEVPSKDGKSLIANPYKKWSDIDASLPNREIIVYGPPKSSGTRDAFEEMVMQHTFKKMAVYTDLYNADKKANKKYKKYSVIRTDGVYVPSGENDNIIVQKLTKNKDAFGIFGYSFLMENDDKLVGAKVNGVLPTPETIAAHQYPIARSLFFYTKNSHKKDVPAMNDYVNMFMSENMIGSEGILAEIGLIALPEATRAEYRKSVTTGKKLTLSDLEKK, encoded by the coding sequence ATGAAAAAAACTTCAATTGCTTTATTAGCATCTGCAGCTTTAACTGTTTCTCTTTCTGCTAGAGATCAAATCAAAATCGTAGGTTCATCTACAGTATATCCATTCTCTTCTGCTGTTGCTGAAGAATTAGGTGCAACAACAAAATACCCAACTCCAGTAGTTGAATCAACTGGTTCAGGTGGTGGTATGAAATTATTCTGTGCTGGAAATGACATGAATACTCCAGATATCACTAATGCATCAAGAAGAATGAAAGCCAAAGAATTCGCATTATGTGAAAAAAATGGTGTAACTGATATTACTGAAGCTGTTATCGGTTTCGATGGTATTGCTTTTGCTCAAGATAAATCAAATGCAGACTTCTCAATCTCTATGGAACAATTAGCTTTAGCTGTAGCTGAAGAAGTACCTTCTAAAGATGGTAAATCATTAATTGCTAACCCATACAAAAAATGGTCAGACATTGACGCTTCTTTACCAAATAGAGAAATTATTGTTTATGGACCACCAAAATCTTCTGGAACAAGAGATGCTTTTGAAGAAATGGTAATGCAACACACATTCAAAAAAATGGCAGTATATACTGACCTTTACAATGCTGACAAAAAAGCTAATAAAAAATATAAAAAATACTCTGTAATCAGAACTGACGGTGTTTATGTACCATCAGGTGAAAACGATAATATTATCGTTCAAAAATTAACTAAAAACAAAGATGCATTTGGTATTTTTGGATACTCTTTCTTAATGGAAAATGATGATAAATTAGTAGGTGCTAAAGTAAATGGTGTTTTACCAACTCCTGAAACAATTGCTGCTCACCAATACCCAATTGCAAGATCATTATTCTTCTATACTAAAAACTCTCATAAAAAAGATGTTCCTGCAATGAACGATTATGTAAATATGTTCATGTCTGAGAATATGATTGGTTCTGAAGGTATTTTAGCTGAAATCGGTTTAATTGCTTTACCAGAAGCTACAAGAGCTGAGTATAGAAAATCTGTTACTACAGGTAAAAAATTAACTTTATCTGATTTAGAAAAAAAATAA
- the prfA gene encoding peptide chain release factor 1 yields the protein MLQDKLQPFIDRYEEINQLLISPDIISDIKRMTDLSKEQSSIEPIVNKAKEYIKTLEDIDDNKMMLDDDELGELAKEELKELEQRLPEIAEEIKFLMLPKDPNDDKNIYLELRAGTGGDEAAIFVGDLFRAYLRYAESNGWKVELMNQSESEAGGYKEIVALFKGDHVYSKLKFEGGTHRVQRVPATESQGRVHTSAITVAVMPEVDDVEIDINPNDLKIDVMRASGNGGQSVNTTDSAVRITHIPSGIVVTNQDQKSQHKNKDKAMKVLKARLYDLELQEKMQKEGADRKEQVGTGDRSGRIRTYNYPQGRVSDHRINLTLYRLDAIMNDGLFDEIIDPLIADYQARLIEANGL from the coding sequence ATGCTACAAGATAAATTACAGCCTTTTATAGACAGATATGAGGAGATTAACCAATTGTTAATCTCTCCTGATATCATATCTGATATAAAAAGGATGACAGACCTTTCAAAAGAACAATCAAGTATTGAACCAATTGTTAACAAAGCTAAAGAGTATATTAAAACTCTAGAAGATATTGATGATAATAAAATGATGCTTGATGATGATGAATTAGGTGAATTAGCTAAAGAAGAGCTAAAAGAGCTAGAGCAAAGACTACCTGAAATTGCAGAAGAGATCAAATTCTTAATGCTTCCAAAAGATCCTAATGATGATAAGAATATCTATTTAGAATTAAGAGCAGGAACGGGTGGTGATGAAGCTGCAATCTTTGTTGGTGACCTTTTTAGAGCCTATTTAAGATACGCAGAATCAAATGGTTGGAAAGTAGAACTTATGAACCAAAGTGAAAGTGAAGCTGGCGGATATAAAGAGATTGTAGCTTTATTTAAAGGTGACCATGTTTATTCAAAATTAAAATTTGAAGGTGGTACCCACAGAGTTCAAAGAGTACCTGCTACTGAATCTCAAGGAAGAGTTCATACATCAGCGATTACAGTTGCTGTAATGCCAGAGGTTGATGATGTAGAAATTGATATCAATCCAAATGATTTAAAAATTGATGTAATGAGAGCAAGTGGTAACGGTGGTCAATCAGTAAATACAACAGACTCAGCTGTTAGAATTACACATATTCCATCAGGTATAGTTGTTACAAACCAAGATCAAAAATCTCAGCACAAAAATAAAGACAAAGCTATGAAAGTTTTAAAAGCTAGACTTTATGACCTAGAGTTGCAAGAAAAAATGCAAAAAGAGGGAGCTGATAGAAAAGAACAAGTTGGTACTGGAGATAGAAGTGGAAGAATTAGAACATATAACTATCCACAAGGAAGAGTTTCAGACCACAGAATTAACTTAACCCTATATAGATTAGATGCAATTATGAATGATGGACTTTTTGATGAAATCATTGATCCATTAATTGCAGACTATCAAGCTAGACTTATAGAAGCAAATGGGCTATAA
- the rpsT gene encoding 30S ribosomal protein S20: MANHKSAEKRARQTKVRTERNRFYKTRIKNVTKDVLSAVEGADKEKASEAMKTANKYIHHCVSKGILKKGTAARKVSRLQTKVNAI, translated from the coding sequence ATGGCAAATCATAAATCTGCTGAGAAAAGAGCTAGACAAACTAAAGTTAGAACTGAAAGAAACAGATTCTATAAAACTAGAATTAAAAACGTAACTAAAGATGTATTATCTGCAGTTGAAGGTGCGGATAAAGAAAAAGCAAGTGAAGCAATGAAAACTGCAAACAAATATATTCACCACTGTGTTTCTAAAGGTATCCTAAAAAAAGGTACTGCAGCAAGAAAAGTTTCTAGACTGCAAACAAAAGTTAATGCTATATAA